From one Gemmatimonadota bacterium genomic stretch:
- a CDS encoding FAD-binding and (Fe-S)-binding domain-containing protein, whose protein sequence is MEGDVGFDDKHRALYATDASNYRQPPIGVVKPRSKADVEATVALCREAGVPLLGRGGGTSLAGQCCNHAVVLDFSRYMNRVLEIDVDHRLARVQPGCVLDTLRAAARKHGLTFGPDPATHDHCAIGGMIGNNSCGIHSVHAQWHTGPRTSDNVHRLEVLTPDGVRFWTGRTPDDELEAILQAGGRRADIYRQLRDLRDEMGDEIRARYPDIPRRVSGYNLDDLLPENGFHVARALVGSESTCVLVLEAELHLIPEPGARVLVVAGYPDVYAAADQVPSVMESRPVALEGLDRRLIDAMERKQLHTQDLHLLPDGDGFLLVEFGGDTREDALGSARREAERLRRSEGAADVRVLERPEDQHAMWEVRESGLGATAFVPGQRDTWPGWEDSAVRPADLGDYLREFRELLDRYGYEGAFYGHFGHGLLHTRISFDLAEADGVARFARFLPEAADLVVRYGGSLSGEHGDGQARGALLERMFGPRILEAFRRFKTIWDPDWRMNPGKVIDADPPDAHLRLQWRPSDPPTHYGYRREGGSFQGVALRCVGVGKCRRHGGGTMCPSYMVTGEEQHSTRGRARLLYEMLEGDVIRDGWKSEAVKEALDLCLACKGCRGDCPVGVDMATYKSEFAAHYYEGRMRPRHAWAMGRIRTWARLGAPVAPLANWVLRTRPLAAVLKRVGGIAPARDLPPLSHPDFHRTELARRLRGDGPRDPGAAPHGRVIFWPDTFNAYFHAETAVAGVEALQGLGFQVELPDRPLCCGRPLYDFGWIDRARALWRETLEVLDEPIRSGVPIVGIEPSCVAAFRDELPNLFPDDPRAQRLAGQTYLLSELVQERLPDPVLPASPGPVLLHGHCHQKAVLDFDADRAVLERMGARVQVPDSGCCGMAGPFGFEAGHYDVAQACGERVLLPAVRDRADGVRVVTEGFSCREMIAQNTGVRALNLAEVLRDALADAREAAVPRTPAETRSTS, encoded by the coding sequence GTGGAGGGTGACGTCGGGTTCGACGACAAGCACCGGGCGCTGTACGCCACCGATGCGTCGAACTACCGCCAGCCTCCGATCGGCGTGGTCAAGCCCCGCAGCAAGGCGGACGTGGAAGCGACGGTGGCCCTGTGCCGGGAGGCGGGCGTGCCGCTGCTGGGGCGGGGCGGCGGGACCAGCCTGGCTGGCCAATGCTGCAACCACGCCGTCGTCCTCGACTTCAGCCGCTACATGAACCGCGTGCTCGAGATCGACGTGGATCATCGACTCGCGCGGGTCCAGCCGGGGTGCGTGCTCGATACGCTGCGCGCGGCCGCCCGGAAGCACGGCCTCACCTTCGGGCCCGACCCGGCCACGCACGATCATTGTGCGATCGGGGGCATGATCGGCAACAACTCGTGCGGCATCCACTCCGTGCACGCACAGTGGCACACCGGTCCGCGCACGTCCGACAACGTGCACCGCCTGGAGGTGCTGACCCCGGACGGGGTGCGCTTCTGGACCGGGCGTACACCGGACGACGAGCTGGAGGCGATCCTGCAGGCCGGAGGCCGCCGCGCGGACATCTATCGCCAACTGCGCGACCTCAGGGACGAGATGGGGGACGAGATCCGTGCCCGCTATCCCGACATCCCACGACGCGTCTCCGGCTACAACCTCGACGACCTGCTCCCCGAGAACGGCTTCCACGTGGCGCGGGCGCTCGTCGGCTCCGAGAGCACGTGCGTCCTCGTGCTGGAGGCAGAGCTGCACCTGATCCCGGAGCCGGGTGCGCGGGTGCTGGTCGTGGCGGGGTACCCCGACGTCTACGCGGCGGCCGACCAGGTTCCTTCGGTGATGGAGAGCCGACCGGTGGCCCTGGAAGGGCTCGACCGCCGCCTGATCGACGCCATGGAGCGCAAGCAGCTCCACACGCAGGACCTGCATCTGCTGCCCGACGGCGACGGCTTCCTGCTCGTGGAGTTCGGAGGCGACACCCGCGAGGACGCGCTGGGGAGCGCCCGCCGCGAGGCCGAGCGGCTGCGTCGCTCCGAGGGCGCCGCGGACGTGCGCGTGCTCGAGCGCCCGGAGGACCAGCACGCCATGTGGGAGGTGCGCGAGTCCGGGCTCGGAGCCACGGCGTTCGTGCCCGGGCAGCGGGATACGTGGCCGGGATGGGAGGACTCCGCCGTGCGACCTGCGGATCTCGGGGACTACCTTCGCGAGTTCCGGGAGCTGCTGGACCGGTACGGTTACGAGGGCGCCTTCTACGGGCACTTCGGGCACGGGTTGCTCCACACACGCATCAGCTTCGACCTGGCCGAGGCCGACGGGGTGGCGCGCTTCGCCCGCTTCCTCCCGGAGGCGGCCGACCTGGTGGTGCGATATGGCGGCTCGCTCTCGGGCGAGCACGGGGACGGCCAGGCCCGCGGTGCCCTGCTCGAGCGCATGTTCGGGCCCCGCATCCTGGAGGCGTTCCGCCGGTTCAAGACCATCTGGGACCCGGACTGGCGGATGAACCCGGGCAAGGTGATCGATGCCGACCCCCCCGATGCGCACCTGCGTCTCCAGTGGCGGCCTTCCGATCCCCCCACCCACTACGGCTACCGTCGCGAGGGTGGGTCCTTCCAGGGCGTGGCGCTGCGTTGCGTGGGCGTCGGGAAGTGTCGTCGCCATGGCGGCGGCACCATGTGCCCCTCGTACATGGTGACGGGCGAGGAACAGCACTCCACACGCGGACGGGCCCGTCTGCTGTATGAGATGCTCGAGGGCGACGTGATCCGTGACGGGTGGAAGAGCGAGGCCGTCAAGGAGGCGCTCGACCTCTGCCTGGCCTGCAAGGGTTGCCGGGGCGACTGCCCGGTCGGCGTGGACATGGCCACCTACAAGTCGGAGTTCGCGGCCCACTACTACGAGGGCAGGATGCGTCCCCGCCACGCCTGGGCCATGGGACGCATCCGGACGTGGGCGCGGCTCGGCGCTCCGGTGGCTCCGCTGGCCAACTGGGTCCTGCGCACGCGGCCCCTGGCCGCGGTCCTGAAGCGTGTGGGTGGCATCGCGCCGGCCCGGGATCTGCCGCCGCTCAGCCACCCCGACTTCCACCGCACGGAGCTCGCCCGGCGTCTGCGGGGAGACGGTCCGCGCGACCCGGGGGCGGCTCCGCACGGACGGGTGATCTTCTGGCCCGACACCTTCAACGCGTACTTCCACGCGGAGACCGCGGTCGCGGGTGTGGAGGCGCTCCAGGGGCTGGGGTTCCAGGTGGAGCTTCCGGACCGTCCGCTCTGCTGTGGTCGACCGCTCTACGATTTCGGTTGGATCGACCGCGCGCGCGCCCTCTGGCGCGAGACGCTGGAGGTGCTGGACGAGCCCATCCGGTCGGGCGTCCCCATCGTGGGGATCGAGCCCAGCTGCGTGGCGGCCTTCCGCGACGAGCTGCCCAACCTCTTCCCGGACGACCCGCGCGCCCAGCGTCTGGCCGGGCAGACCTATCTCCTGTCGGAGCTGGTGCAGGAGCGCCTTCCGGATCCGGTCCTTCCGGCGAGCCCGGGGCCCGTGCTCCTGCACGGGCACTGCCACCAGAAGGCGGTGCTGGACTTCGACGCCGATCGCGCGGTGCTCGAGCGCATGGGTGCGCGCGTGCAGGTCCCCGACAGCGGGTGCTGCGGGATGGCGGGGCCGTTCGGC
- a CDS encoding enolase C-terminal domain-like protein, which produces MSPTVMEEARVGRDPGVDARETVGTRSGPRIDGIDVRAYRLPTREGPESDGTLVWDSTTLVLVRARAGGQEGLGYTYAHRAAAVVVQDVLANEVIGRSALAPAQAWEAMHHCVRNLLRPGLVSMAMAAVDSALWDLHARLLDIPLAQALGLLRESIPAYASGGFTSATPRELASQMERWSDQGFAAAKMKVGRDPSADPARVRTAREALDERIDLFVDANGAYGRKEALALGYRFADEADVRWFEEPVPSDDVDGLRLLRDRLPPGMDVAAGEYASDLPATRLLLDACAVDVLQLDATRIGGFTPFLRAAALALGRGVPVSAHTAPALHAPLCCATPGALHVEYFQDHVRFEQLAFDGVPEVRRGRLEPALDRPGNGLTLRESDVERWRVPVGRAS; this is translated from the coding sequence GTGAGCCCGACGGTGATGGAGGAGGCGCGGGTGGGGCGGGACCCCGGCGTCGACGCTCGCGAGACGGTCGGGACGCGGTCCGGTCCGCGGATCGACGGAATCGACGTGCGGGCCTACCGCCTGCCCACGCGCGAGGGCCCCGAGTCGGATGGGACGTTGGTGTGGGATTCGACGACGCTGGTCCTCGTGCGTGCGCGCGCGGGCGGGCAGGAGGGGCTGGGCTACACCTACGCCCACCGCGCTGCGGCGGTCGTCGTGCAGGACGTGCTGGCCAATGAGGTGATCGGCCGCTCGGCCCTGGCTCCCGCGCAAGCGTGGGAGGCGATGCATCATTGCGTGCGCAACCTGCTGCGGCCGGGCCTGGTGTCGATGGCGATGGCCGCCGTGGACTCGGCTCTCTGGGATCTGCACGCGCGACTCCTCGACATCCCGCTGGCACAAGCCCTGGGTCTGCTGCGCGAGAGCATCCCGGCGTACGCCAGCGGCGGCTTCACCTCCGCCACCCCCCGCGAGCTCGCGAGCCAGATGGAGCGCTGGTCGGATCAGGGCTTCGCCGCGGCCAAGATGAAGGTGGGGCGGGACCCGTCCGCCGATCCCGCCCGGGTCCGTACGGCCCGCGAGGCGCTGGACGAGCGCATCGACCTGTTCGTGGACGCCAACGGCGCGTACGGGCGGAAGGAGGCGTTGGCGCTCGGGTACCGCTTCGCCGACGAGGCCGACGTCCGTTGGTTCGAGGAGCCGGTCCCGTCCGACGATGTGGACGGCCTCCGTCTGCTGCGCGACCGGCTGCCGCCGGGCATGGACGTGGCGGCCGGCGAGTACGCGAGCGATCTGCCCGCGACCCGGCTGTTGCTCGACGCGTGTGCCGTGGACGTCCTGCAGCTGGATGCGACGCGCATCGGGGGCTTCACACCGTTCCTGCGCGCGGCCGCGCTCGCGCTGGGCCGCGGGGTGCCGGTCTCGGCGCACACCGCGCCGGCGCTGCACGCGCCGCTGTGCTGCGCGACGCCGGGCGCCCTGCACGTCGAGTACTTCCAGGACCACGTGCGCTTCGAGCAGCTTGCATTCGACGGGGTGCCGGAGGTACGGAGGGGGCGCCTCGAGCCTGCGCTGGATCGTCCGGGGAACGGTCTCACGCTGCGGGAGAGCGACGTCGAGCGGTGGCGTGTGCCGGTGGGGCGCGCCTCATGA
- a CDS encoding thiamine pyrophosphate-requiring protein, whose product MSQTVADFMIDRLLAWDVDRIFGYPGDGINGIMGALRRKEGRIDFVQSRHEELAAFMACAHAKFTGEVGVCLATSGPGAIHLLNGLYDAKLDHQPVVAIVGQQQRAALGGSYQQEVDLISLYKDVASSYVQMCSTPAQMRHLVDRAIRIALSERTVTCIIVPADIQEMDAVERPERAHGTVHSGIGYTAPRVVPRQSELERAAAVLNEGERVAMLVGAGALHATEQVIAVAERLGAGVAKAMLGKAVVSDRLPWVTGGIGLLGTKPSWTLMTECDTLLMVGSSFPYSEFLPPEGSARGVQIDLAPRQLSIRYPMEVNLVGDSAETLGALLPLLEARSDRSWQEQIEEEVADWWELLEQRARRSADPINPQRVFWELSPRLPHDVILAADSGSAANWYMRDLRVEPTMMASLSGNLATMGPGVPYVIAAKFAHPTRPAIAMVGDGAMQMVGLNGLITIAKYWEEWDDPRVIVLVLNNQDLNQVTWEQRVMVGDPEFEASQDVPAFNYAEYARQLGLQGIRVEHPDEVGPAWDRALGADRPVVLDVLTDPNVPPLPPHITIEQARKFAMSMVKGDPRAGGVILQTAKDMLSAVLPSR is encoded by the coding sequence ATGAGCCAGACCGTCGCCGACTTCATGATCGATCGCCTCCTGGCCTGGGATGTCGACCGCATCTTCGGGTACCCGGGAGACGGCATCAACGGGATCATGGGCGCGCTGCGCCGCAAGGAAGGCCGCATCGACTTCGTGCAGAGCCGCCACGAGGAGCTGGCCGCCTTCATGGCCTGCGCGCATGCCAAGTTCACCGGGGAGGTGGGCGTGTGTCTCGCCACGTCGGGGCCGGGCGCCATCCATCTCCTGAACGGCCTGTACGACGCCAAGCTCGATCATCAGCCGGTCGTCGCGATCGTCGGACAGCAGCAGCGCGCGGCTCTGGGCGGCAGCTATCAGCAGGAGGTGGATCTCATCTCCCTGTACAAGGACGTCGCGTCTTCGTACGTGCAGATGTGCTCGACCCCGGCGCAGATGCGGCACCTGGTGGACCGCGCCATCCGTATCGCGCTGAGCGAGCGCACCGTGACCTGCATCATCGTCCCGGCAGACATCCAGGAGATGGACGCGGTGGAGCGCCCGGAGCGCGCGCACGGGACCGTCCACTCGGGGATCGGCTACACGGCGCCTCGGGTGGTGCCCCGGCAGTCGGAGCTCGAGCGTGCGGCCGCGGTGCTCAACGAAGGCGAGCGCGTGGCCATGCTCGTGGGTGCGGGCGCCCTGCATGCCACCGAGCAGGTGATCGCGGTCGCGGAGCGCCTCGGAGCCGGGGTGGCGAAGGCCATGCTCGGGAAGGCGGTCGTCTCCGATCGGTTGCCCTGGGTGACCGGGGGCATCGGCCTGCTGGGCACCAAGCCCAGTTGGACGCTCATGACGGAGTGCGACACCCTCCTGATGGTGGGCAGCAGCTTCCCGTATTCGGAGTTCCTGCCGCCCGAAGGGAGCGCGCGCGGCGTGCAGATCGACCTGGCACCGCGCCAACTGTCCATCCGCTATCCGATGGAGGTGAACCTCGTCGGCGACAGCGCCGAGACGCTGGGGGCGCTGCTTCCGCTCCTGGAGGCGCGCAGCGACCGCTCCTGGCAGGAGCAGATCGAGGAAGAGGTGGCCGACTGGTGGGAGCTGCTGGAACAGCGCGCGCGGCGCTCCGCCGATCCCATCAATCCGCAGCGCGTCTTCTGGGAGTTGTCGCCGCGACTGCCGCACGATGTCATCCTCGCGGCGGACTCGGGCTCGGCGGCCAACTGGTACATGCGCGACCTCCGGGTCGAGCCCACCATGATGGCGTCCCTCTCCGGCAACCTGGCCACGATGGGTCCGGGTGTCCCGTACGTCATCGCCGCCAAGTTCGCCCATCCCACGCGGCCGGCGATCGCCATGGTCGGGGACGGCGCCATGCAGATGGTGGGGCTCAACGGGTTGATCACCATCGCCAAGTACTGGGAGGAGTGGGACGACCCGCGCGTGATCGTGCTCGTGCTGAACAACCAGGACCTCAACCAGGTCACGTGGGAGCAGCGCGTGATGGTCGGCGATCCGGAGTTCGAGGCCAGCCAGGACGTGCCTGCCTTCAACTACGCGGAGTATGCCCGGCAGCTTGGGCTCCAGGGCATCCGCGTGGAGCACCCGGACGAGGTGGGGCCGGCATGGGATCGGGCGTTGGGCGCGGATCGGCCGGTCGTCCTGGACGTGCTCACGGATCCGAACGTGCCCCCGTTGCCCCCTCACATCACGATCGAGCAGGCGCGCAAGTTCGCCATGTCGATGGTCAAGGGCGATCCGCGCGCCGGCGGCGTGATCCTGCAGACGGCCAAGGACATGCTCAGCGCCGTCCTGCCGAGCCGGTGA
- a CDS encoding sensory rhodopsin transducer, protein MTVGARRWAIAEGYIPAASTGPTPEMTSHETACLLNAGDDDAHVEITVYFADREPAGPYTVHVPARRTLHLRFNDLTDPEPIPLATDYASVLVSDVPIVVQHTRLDSRQDANALLSTMAWAIP, encoded by the coding sequence ATGACGGTCGGGGCACGGCGCTGGGCGATCGCGGAGGGGTACATCCCCGCAGCGAGCACGGGGCCGACGCCCGAGATGACCAGCCACGAGACGGCGTGCCTGCTCAATGCCGGAGACGACGACGCCCACGTCGAGATCACCGTCTACTTCGCAGATCGTGAGCCCGCCGGCCCCTACACGGTCCACGTACCCGCGCGGCGCACCCTGCACCTGCGCTTCAACGATCTGACCGATCCAGAGCCGATCCCGCTGGCCACCGACTACGCCAGCGTCCTCGTCTCCGACGTCCCGATCGTGGTCCAGCACACCCGTCTCGACTCACGGCAGGACGCCAATGCGCTGCTGAGCACGATGGCGTGGGCGATTCCTTGA
- a CDS encoding ring-cleaving dioxygenase has translation MSAVTGIHHVTAMASRPQPNLDFYVGRLGMRLVKRSVNQDDPGTYHLFYADGVGTPGTDLTFFPWLHIAPPRRGSAEIAEVALAIPPDTRGAWRARLERAGASGLGEEDRFGERALSFADPDGLPVVLVESDDARDFVPWARGPVDTAEQVRGLHAVRVRVRDAAPTRAVLTDVLGLVEVGHEDGWVRFAAGDGGSGTLIDVREDADAPPARLGRGSIHHVAWRVPDDPAQAAVRQALLREGLQPTPVIDRFWFRSVYFQEPGGTIFEIATDGPGFGVDEDTERLGETLVLPPWLEDDRPRIEAVLPPIEMPVS, from the coding sequence ATGAGCGCCGTCACCGGCATCCATCACGTCACGGCCATGGCCTCACGGCCGCAGCCCAACCTCGACTTCTACGTCGGTCGTCTGGGCATGCGCCTGGTCAAGCGCAGCGTCAATCAGGACGATCCCGGCACCTACCATCTCTTCTACGCGGATGGTGTGGGCACGCCGGGCACGGACCTCACGTTCTTCCCCTGGCTCCACATCGCTCCGCCCCGACGCGGCTCGGCGGAGATCGCGGAGGTGGCGCTGGCCATCCCGCCGGACACGCGCGGTGCCTGGCGCGCGCGTCTGGAGCGCGCGGGCGCGAGCGGCCTCGGAGAGGAGGATCGCTTCGGGGAACGTGCCCTCTCCTTCGCCGATCCGGACGGGCTCCCGGTCGTCCTGGTGGAGAGTGACGACGCACGGGACTTCGTTCCGTGGGCCCGCGGCCCGGTGGACACGGCCGAGCAGGTGCGCGGTCTGCACGCCGTGCGCGTCCGCGTGCGCGATGCCGCGCCGACGCGTGCGGTGCTGACGGACGTGCTGGGCCTGGTCGAGGTGGGTCACGAGGACGGATGGGTCCGCTTCGCGGCCGGCGACGGTGGGTCCGGCACCCTGATCGACGTGCGCGAGGACGCGGACGCGCCTCCGGCGCGACTCGGACGGGGGAGCATCCACCACGTGGCCTGGCGCGTCCCGGACGACCCGGCCCAGGCGGCCGTGCGCCAGGCCCTGCTGCGCGAAGGCCTGCAGCCCACGCCGGTCATCGACCGGTTCTGGTTCCGTTCCGTCTACTTCCAGGAGCCTGGCGGGACGATCTTCGAGATCGCCACGGACGGCCCCGGCTTCGGGGTGGACGAGGACACCGAACGGCTCGGCGAGACGCTGGTGTTGCCACCGTGGTTGGAAGACGACCGTCCCCGTATCGAGGCCGTGCTGCCGCCCATCGAGATGCCGGTGTCGTAG
- a CDS encoding DUF3810 domain-containing protein yields the protein MTGSQAGAGAWRPALVWAALGGLSYAASLGLARWPGFTEAVYANGLGPLLTRPLSRLTGVLPFAVGELLASIYLVGLVTLLVHASLQVLRRRRSFRAALGAGVRRVLLHAGVLATLFYVLWGFNYARAPFLERSGWPEWSGVEAEELARLAAAAVAASDSAYLRLHGTEDAGRPTAMPARPDALEEALTAGWAEAAGRLALDAHVADVYGRAKRPWSSGVLARLGIAGIYFPFTAEANVIRDLPAVSAAHSIAHEKAHQRGVANEAEASFLGFVAAALAPDPLARYSAAVFASRQLTAALARSDREAARALEAGRLPGVRRDLADLGAFWDRFRGVGTRVGTAVNDRYLRAHGVPGGVASYALSVRLLIELARRSGEAVPSPAGPAEAASTDLLDSTSGSPGPGTRGGSA from the coding sequence GTGACGGGCTCGCAAGCGGGCGCCGGGGCCTGGCGCCCCGCGCTGGTCTGGGCGGCCCTCGGTGGCCTGTCGTATGCGGCCTCCCTGGGGCTGGCGCGCTGGCCGGGGTTCACCGAGGCGGTCTACGCCAACGGGCTCGGTCCTCTGCTGACGCGCCCGCTCTCGCGGCTGACCGGCGTGCTGCCCTTCGCGGTGGGCGAGCTGCTGGCCTCGATCTACCTGGTCGGGCTGGTCACGCTGCTGGTGCACGCGAGCCTCCAGGTCCTTCGCCGTCGGCGATCCTTCCGGGCGGCGTTGGGGGCAGGCGTCCGCCGTGTCCTGCTGCACGCGGGTGTGCTGGCCACGCTGTTCTATGTCCTGTGGGGGTTCAACTACGCGCGCGCGCCCTTCCTGGAGCGGTCGGGCTGGCCGGAATGGTCGGGGGTGGAGGCGGAGGAGCTCGCGCGCCTCGCGGCCGCGGCCGTCGCGGCCTCCGACTCCGCCTACCTGCGCCTGCACGGCACCGAGGATGCGGGGCGTCCCACGGCCATGCCGGCCCGACCGGATGCGCTCGAGGAAGCGCTCACGGCCGGGTGGGCGGAGGCGGCCGGCCGCCTCGCGCTGGATGCCCACGTCGCGGACGTCTACGGTCGTGCGAAGCGCCCATGGAGCAGCGGGGTGCTGGCCCGTCTGGGGATCGCCGGCATCTACTTCCCCTTCACGGCCGAGGCCAACGTGATCCGTGACCTGCCGGCGGTCAGCGCCGCGCACAGCATCGCGCACGAGAAGGCCCATCAACGAGGTGTGGCCAACGAGGCGGAGGCGAGCTTCCTGGGCTTCGTGGCGGCAGCGCTGGCGCCCGATCCCCTGGCGCGCTACTCGGCCGCGGTCTTCGCCAGCCGCCAGCTCACGGCGGCGCTCGCGCGCAGCGATCGCGAGGCAGCGCGGGCGCTCGAGGCGGGACGACTTCCAGGCGTCCGCCGCGACCTCGCCGACCTGGGCGCGTTCTGGGACCGGTTCCGCGGCGTGGGCACCCGCGTCGGCACGGCGGTCAACGATCGCTATCTGCGTGCGCACGGGGTGCCGGGCGGCGTGGCGAGCTATGCGCTGAGCGTGCGGTTGCTCATCGAGCTGGCCCGACGGTCCGGCGAAGCGGTGCCGTCGCCGGCCGGACCCGCGGAGGCTGCCTCGACAGACCTGCTAGACTCCACGTCCGGCTCCCCTGGCCCCGGAACCCGAGGAGGCTCCGCATGA
- a CDS encoding aminotransferase class V-fold PLP-dependent enzyme, producing MGDAHDILDLLRRSVIGCDEAVLGPFGPRRVTYADYTASGRSLSFVEDLIRDAVLPLYANTHTESSGTGLQTTRFREDARAIVRRCLGATDEHAVIFCGTGSTGAVDRLIGILNLRIPHDLDRRYGLSERIPAEERPVVFIGPYEHHSNELPWRESIADVVEIHEDLQGGIDLVHLEEQLERYADRPLKIGSFSAASNVTGIVSNTFAVATLLHRHGALSFWDFAAAAPYVRVDMGPQPEREDGHLAFKDAIFLSPHKLIGGPGTPGILIVRKALLTNTVPVVPGGGTVWYVNPQEHRYLADGEHREEGGTPDIVGSIRAGLVFLVKETVGVDTIREREESFIRRAIGRWRANPAIQILGSCEAERLSIVSFVIRCGERYLHHNYVVALLNDLFGIQSRGGCSCAGPYGHRLLGIDLDTSHEFEREIGRGCEGIKPGWVRVNFNYFVSEETFAFLLDAVDLVARDGWRLLDHYDFEIATGLWRHAGGVVEPPLSLHDLRLTAEGFLYPQHRRIETEDRLPGYLDDARRLLAAAEPGSGPGRVRGERTADFEALRWFPLPEEAAQASPA from the coding sequence ATGGGCGACGCCCACGACATCCTGGATCTGCTCCGCCGCTCCGTCATCGGGTGCGACGAGGCCGTGCTCGGTCCCTTCGGGCCGCGGCGCGTGACCTACGCCGACTACACCGCCTCGGGACGCTCCTTGAGCTTCGTGGAGGATCTGATCCGCGACGCGGTCCTGCCGCTGTACGCCAACACGCACACGGAGAGCTCGGGCACCGGGCTCCAGACCACGCGCTTCCGCGAGGACGCGCGCGCCATCGTGCGGCGTTGTCTCGGCGCCACCGACGAGCACGCGGTGATCTTCTGCGGCACGGGCAGCACGGGCGCCGTCGACCGCCTGATCGGCATCCTGAACCTGCGCATCCCCCACGACCTGGACCGCCGCTACGGCCTGTCCGAACGCATCCCGGCGGAAGAACGACCGGTCGTGTTCATCGGGCCGTACGAACACCACTCCAACGAGCTGCCCTGGCGGGAGTCGATCGCCGACGTCGTGGAGATCCACGAGGACCTGCAGGGCGGCATCGACCTGGTGCACCTGGAGGAGCAGCTCGAGCGCTACGCCGACCGACCGCTGAAGATCGGCAGCTTCTCCGCGGCGTCCAACGTGACGGGCATCGTGTCCAACACCTTCGCCGTGGCCACGCTGCTGCACCGTCACGGCGCCCTCTCCTTCTGGGATTTCGCGGCGGCCGCGCCCTACGTTCGGGTCGACATGGGACCGCAGCCCGAGCGGGAGGACGGGCACCTCGCCTTCAAGGACGCGATCTTCCTGTCGCCCCACAAGCTGATCGGAGGGCCGGGCACCCCCGGCATCCTGATCGTGCGCAAGGCGCTGCTCACCAACACCGTACCGGTGGTTCCCGGCGGAGGGACCGTCTGGTACGTGAATCCGCAGGAGCACCGCTACCTCGCCGACGGCGAGCATCGCGAGGAAGGCGGCACTCCCGATATCGTGGGCTCGATCCGGGCCGGCCTGGTCTTCCTGGTCAAGGAGACGGTCGGCGTGGACACGATCCGCGAGCGCGAGGAGTCCTTCATCCGCCGCGCGATCGGGCGCTGGAGGGCCAATCCGGCCATCCAGATCCTGGGCAGCTGCGAGGCCGAGCGGCTCTCGATCGTGTCCTTCGTGATCCGGTGCGGTGAGCGCTATCTGCACCACAACTATGTCGTGGCGCTCCTCAACGACCTCTTCGGCATCCAGTCGCGCGGTGGCTGCTCCTGCGCCGGTCCGTACGGGCATCGGTTGCTCGGCATCGATCTGGACACCTCGCACGAGTTCGAGCGCGAGATCGGCCGGGGCTGTGAGGGCATCAAGCCCGGTTGGGTGCGCGTGAACTTCAACTACTTCGTCTCGGAGGAGACCTTCGCGTTCCTGCTGGACGCGGTGGACCTGGTCGCGCGCGACGGATGGCGCCTGCTGGACCACTACGATTTCGAGATCGCGACGGGCCTGTGGCGGCATGCCGGAGGCGTGGTCGAGCCTCCCCTCAGCCTGCACGACCTGCGCCTCACCGCGGAGGGCTTCCTCTACCCGCAGCACCGCCGCATCGAGACGGAGGATCGCCTGCCCGGGTACCTGGACGACGCGCGGCGGCTGCTGGCGGCGGCCGAGCCCGGATCCGGGCCCGGTCGCGTGCGGGGAGAGCGCACGGCCGACTTCGAGGCGCTGCGTTGGTTCCCGCTGCCCGAGGAGGCGGCGCAGGCGTCCCCGGCGTGA
- a CDS encoding MOSC domain-containing protein — MHVSALYLHPLKSGRRVALDRAALTERGFAGDRTWMVVRPDGAFLTGREHPRLTQVAARVEGEDLELSTPGGTVLHVPPPSADAEAVPVRIWGDDVRARAAGGEADRWLSDTLGFPCRLVRLDPEAPRTVDPTYARPSDTVGFADGFPVLVTTTASLEALNARLPEPLAMTRFRPNLVVDGATAFAEDGWRHIRVGETELALVKPCARCVLTTVDPETGEVHPDGEPLRTLATFRRSDRGVLFGQNAIPRRLGTVRVGDPVEVVE; from the coding sequence ATGCACGTGTCGGCGCTCTACCTCCATCCGCTGAAGTCCGGCCGCCGTGTCGCGCTGGACCGGGCTGCGCTCACGGAGCGCGGCTTCGCCGGGGACCGCACGTGGATGGTCGTCCGACCCGATGGGGCGTTCCTCACCGGCCGCGAGCACCCGCGGCTGACGCAGGTGGCGGCGCGGGTGGAGGGGGAGGATCTGGAGCTGTCGACGCCGGGAGGAACGGTGCTGCACGTCCCGCCGCCGTCGGCCGACGCGGAGGCCGTGCCGGTCCGCATCTGGGGAGACGACGTCCGTGCGCGGGCCGCCGGCGGGGAGGCGGATCGCTGGCTCAGCGACACGCTCGGCTTCCCGTGCCGTCTGGTGCGGCTCGATCCCGAGGCCCCTCGGACCGTGGATCCGACCTACGCGCGTCCATCGGACACCGTGGGGTTCGCCGACGGCTTCCCCGTGCTGGTCACCACCACGGCCTCGCTGGAGGCGCTCAACGCGCGCCTGCCGGAGCCGCTGGCCATGACGCGCTTCCGTCCGAACCTGGTCGTGGACGGCGCCACGGCCTTCGCCGAGGACGGTTGGCGCCACATCCGCGTGGGGGAGACGGAGCTGGCCCTGGTCAAACCGTGCGCACGCTGCGTGCTCACCACGGTGGATCCCGAGACCGGGGAGGTCCACCCGGACGGAGAGCCCCTGCGCACGCTCGCGACGTTCCGCCGCTCCGACCGCGGCGTGCTGTTCGGCCAGAACGCCATTCCCCGCCGCCTGGGAACCGTGCGGGTCGGGGACCCCGTCGAGGTGGTGGAGTAG